The Streptomyces sp. NBC_00440 genome contains a region encoding:
- a CDS encoding GNAT family N-acetyltransferase: MTVGATPGSEVVLETSRLLLRPWRVAEAVVQRELWTERDPRVPPHRRIDADGHPTVAELEESIRTNRLWSIGLLAVERKASRDVIGYCGLVDNERIAVGEPELAFELLRRVWRQGYATEASLAVLEWARSSGYERLWATVWDWNTASRRVLAKVEFAETDRKETDAVYGTTLFTTRRL, translated from the coding sequence ATGACAGTTGGCGCGACTCCGGGCAGCGAGGTTGTACTCGAGACGAGTCGACTGCTGCTCAGACCTTGGCGGGTAGCCGAGGCTGTCGTTCAGCGTGAGCTGTGGACCGAACGTGATCCACGGGTGCCGCCGCACCGCCGAATCGACGCGGACGGACACCCCACGGTCGCGGAGCTTGAGGAGTCGATCCGCACCAACCGGTTGTGGTCGATCGGGTTGCTGGCGGTCGAACGGAAGGCCTCTCGTGACGTCATCGGATACTGCGGGCTGGTGGACAACGAGCGCATCGCGGTAGGGGAACCGGAACTGGCGTTCGAGCTGCTGCGCCGAGTGTGGCGTCAGGGATATGCGACCGAGGCCTCGTTGGCGGTTCTGGAATGGGCGAGATCGTCTGGGTACGAACGTCTGTGGGCCACGGTCTGGGACTGGAACACTGCTTCTCGCCGTGTGCTGGCCAAGGTCGAGTTCGCCGAGACCGATCGGAAGGAAACGGACGCGGTGTACGGGACCACCCTGTTCACCACGAGACGGCTCTGA